A section of the Salmo salar chromosome ssa05, Ssal_v3.1, whole genome shotgun sequence genome encodes:
- the LOC123743109 gene encoding putative monooxygenase p33MONOX produces MGGNEGGGGAGGERWSLFGTSRPVVQKSTTDPGSETNTGFTLKSYFGVQKSNTMEGIKTQVNLMVDDPAKFNPPKIEISSIEGNRPLQTRPHKLKPRDMNVLTPSGF; encoded by the exons ATGGGAGGCaatgagggaggaggtggagcgggaggggagaggtggagctTATTTGGAACTTCTCGCCCAGTAGTACAGAAGTCCACTACTGACCCCGGTTCAGAAACCAACACAG GCTTCACACTAAAGTCATACTTTGGCGTGCAGAAGTCTAACACCATGGAGGGCATCAAGACCCAGGTCAACCTCATGGTGGATGACCCTGCCAAGTTCAACCCTCCCAAGATCGAGATCAGCAGCATCGAGGGCAACAGACCCCTCCAGACCCGCCCACACAAACTCAAACCCCGGGACATGAACGTCCTGACACCATCTGGATTCTGA